A region from the bacterium genome encodes:
- a CDS encoding sensor histidine kinase → MKTEKDRRIPDPLNDPNDGHILSRAIIDTIHEPLIILDKDLQVITASRSFYDTYGGDHEKTYCQLFYKINNGQWDIPKFKELLEKIIPEHAIIEEYEIEHNFPTLGTRTLSINAREVHYQNRRKKILISIFDITRQRIIESEKEKLIIQKDLLLKEMRHRVANSLQLIASILLIKAGIVESEETRLHLQDAHERIMSIATVQHQLDPTDFGAEIPVAAYLEALCGSLARSMIGGRKPISLEVRATPGTVTSEVAISLGLVTTELVINAIKHAFPNNRMGKILVMYEALESMWTLSVTDNGIGQPKNKTSDQNGLGTSIITALADQRHNYIIYLCWHIN, encoded by the coding sequence ATGAAAACAGAAAAGGATAGAAGAATACCTGATCCCCTTAATGACCCTAATGATGGACATATTCTTAGTCGAGCAATCATAGACACGATTCATGAGCCATTGATCATCCTTGATAAAGACTTGCAAGTAATTACCGCTAGTCGCTCATTCTATGATACCTATGGGGGAGATCATGAAAAAACATACTGTCAATTGTTTTATAAAATCAACAATGGCCAGTGGGATATTCCTAAATTCAAAGAGCTTTTAGAAAAAATCATCCCCGAACATGCGATAATCGAAGAATATGAGATTGAACATAATTTTCCAACCCTTGGCACGCGTACCTTATCAATAAATGCCCGCGAAGTACACTACCAAAACAGACGGAAGAAGATTCTCATTTCAATTTTTGATATAACCAGACAGCGAATCATCGAATCCGAGAAAGAAAAACTTATCATCCAAAAAGATCTCCTCCTTAAAGAAATGCGCCATCGTGTCGCCAACAGTCTTCAGTTAATTGCGAGCATCCTTCTGATTAAGGCAGGAATCGTGGAATCCGAAGAAACACGGCTACACTTACAAGATGCCCACGAACGTATTATGTCGATTGCAACGGTTCAGCATCAGCTTGATCCAACAGATTTTGGGGCGGAAATACCTGTCGCCGCATATTTAGAAGCTCTGTGTGGAAGTCTTGCGCGATCTATGATCGGCGGGCGGAAACCGATATCACTAGAAGTAAGAGCTACACCGGGTACGGTGACATCAGAAGTAGCGATAAGCCTTGGTCTTGTTACCACAGAACTTGTCATCAATGCAATAAAACATGCTTTCCCCAATAATCGCATGGGTAAGATTCTTGTTATGTACGAGGCGCTGGAATCGATGTGGACCCTTAGTGTTACCGACAACGGTATTGGGCAACCCAAAAATAAGACGAGCGACCAAAATGGATTGGGCACAAGTATTATCACCGCATTGGCCGACCAGCGGCACAACTACATCATTTACTTATGCTGGCACATCAACTAA
- a CDS encoding polysaccharide deacetylase family protein, which translates to MAKTEQYRKIISLVIFTLGGAFLFALPVHAQTVGPNLIGNPSFKSSPISPTGWSKGGYGNNTRVFSYPVTGYDDAYAAKVSITTYTGGDAKWFFGDVAVQSGHTYQFSDYFQSNVPSIITARYALSGGGYMYKDILLLSPNSAYQNATIKFIVPQNAVSLTIFHLINQVGVLTTDDYSLNEITPPLPTGPPNLILNPDLESSDVPNKPAYWNSGSWGSSTRTFTYPVPGVSGSRAAQVAITNYTSGDAKWYFTPRALSPGVYVYSDQYISTATSKLTVQYQYTDGTFFYVDLKILPPTNVFTAASAQLSVPANVSTVTVFHLIAEVGTLTIDNTSLQLLSTPKGIFTTGAVSLTFDDGTLSQYENAIPKLNSSGLKGVFYIVSQRLSNYGYPGFMSIAQVIDIYNNGHEIGAHTRTHAHLPSLTLAQQQSEIQGSRQDLLAFNVGPILSFAYPYGEHNDAVVGIVKNAGLANARGTGKYYAQQTENPFTLPRMGVEVNTTVADVKTWIDTALANKEWLILGFHQIDTSGEQYSTTPDTFNQIIDYLIQKNAPVITIEQGVKDLL; encoded by the coding sequence ATGGCAAAAACAGAACAATACAGAAAGATAATCTCTTTGGTTATATTCACACTTGGTGGAGCATTCTTGTTTGCACTTCCTGTCCACGCGCAAACTGTTGGGCCAAACTTAATTGGGAATCCATCGTTTAAATCTTCTCCCATATCTCCGACCGGATGGAGTAAGGGTGGATATGGAAACAATACGCGCGTGTTTTCATATCCTGTCACCGGATACGATGATGCGTATGCGGCAAAAGTAAGCATTACCACTTACACGGGGGGAGATGCTAAATGGTTTTTTGGTGATGTGGCGGTTCAAAGCGGGCACACATATCAATTTTCTGATTATTTCCAGTCAAATGTTCCCAGTATTATTACTGCTCGGTACGCACTTTCAGGAGGCGGTTATATGTATAAAGACATTTTATTATTAAGTCCAAATTCGGCGTATCAAAATGCAACCATTAAATTTATTGTTCCTCAAAACGCTGTTTCGCTGACCATCTTTCATCTCATCAATCAAGTGGGGGTGCTCACGACGGACGATTATTCATTGAATGAAATAACTCCTCCTCTGCCAACAGGACCGCCCAATTTGATATTGAATCCCGATCTTGAAAGTAGTGATGTACCAAATAAGCCTGCCTATTGGAACAGTGGTTCGTGGGGAAGCAGTACGCGCACTTTCACCTATCCTGTTCCCGGAGTTTCGGGGAGTCGCGCGGCACAGGTAGCGATCACAAACTACACCAGTGGAGATGCTAAGTGGTATTTTACCCCGCGTGCGCTTTCACCGGGAGTGTATGTATATTCTGATCAATATATTTCAACGGCAACCAGTAAGCTTACTGTCCAATATCAGTATACCGATGGAACTTTTTTCTACGTAGATTTAAAAATACTTCCTCCAACCAACGTGTTTACCGCCGCATCCGCTCAATTAAGTGTCCCTGCAAATGTGAGCACGGTTACCGTTTTTCATTTGATCGCGGAGGTTGGTACACTGACCATTGATAATACGTCACTTCAGTTACTGTCGACCCCGAAGGGAATTTTCACCACAGGTGCAGTGTCTTTGACATTTGACGACGGCACGCTCTCTCAATACGAGAACGCGATTCCAAAACTGAATAGCTCCGGACTTAAGGGGGTGTTCTATATTGTGAGTCAAAGACTTTCTAATTATGGATATCCCGGATTTATGAGTATTGCTCAAGTAATTGATATATACAACAACGGACATGAGATCGGTGCGCATACACGAACGCATGCGCACCTGCCAAGCCTAACATTAGCGCAACAACAAAGTGAGATACAGGGTTCACGCCAGGATCTTCTTGCGTTCAATGTGGGTCCCATACTTTCATTTGCATATCCGTACGGTGAACATAATGATGCAGTCGTTGGGATTGTTAAAAATGCCGGACTTGCTAATGCACGGGGAACCGGCAAATATTATGCACAACAAACAGAAAATCCCTTTACGCTTCCACGAATGGGCGTTGAAGTAAATACTACTGTAGCAGATGTCAAAACATGGATCGATACCGCTCTTGCAAATAAAGAATGGCTTATCTTGGGATTTCATCAAATTGATACGAGTGGGGAGCAATACAGTACAACCCCGGACACGTTTAATCAAATTATTGATTATTTAATCCAAAAAAACGCACCCGTAATCACCATAGAACAAGGGGTAAAAGATTTACTCTAG
- a CDS encoding polysaccharide deacetylase family protein — MVCLVYGIAVFGFQAYTYSAPYYKAYYFKSHMFVFAQTLENTASVVGSVFETHGASSMSESGTRSSDFAESVPVLMYHGILNTTDGSNIDLDTFIDQMTTLKNAGYQTVTIDDFYSFLKGEKKLPNKSFLLTFDDGRKDTYYPVDPILRALHFNAVMFAIEKFSLLDANNYYLTKSELQAMEKSGRWEIESHTRTHRNLETVPQSELGNEIVGSKEGLEGLLGKSIIAFAFPFGELGQESTNISQRSVMSIAEKAYAMSFFQFFTTKRFTQNYPVPSQNGHYLVKRISVLPEWSGKNLLSTIHQGEAKPIPFNPKLTNDDGWINTLWGEMAFENSHLMVRANPGGTGSVIILDGSHEWKDYQFSTNLLWHGGSNLYLWARYQDDENYAACNFGNDLVHVEETVGGVTNVIKGNEVTNENLLKQNSFIASIRVYGRTVECLINGHVLAKTEFLDEHLSRGGIGIKVWDHVNGTSALEVTRVLVESIAFSSTSTVKTTSRAIEK, encoded by the coding sequence ATGGTCTGCTTGGTGTATGGCATTGCTGTTTTTGGTTTTCAGGCTTATACATATTCAGCGCCATACTACAAAGCGTATTATTTTAAATCACATATGTTTGTGTTTGCGCAAACTCTTGAAAACACGGCTTCCGTGGTCGGTTCTGTTTTTGAGACACACGGAGCATCCTCTATGTCTGAATCGGGAACACGTTCAAGTGATTTTGCCGAATCAGTACCCGTACTTATGTATCACGGAATTTTAAACACGACGGATGGTTCCAACATTGATCTCGACACATTTATTGACCAGATGACTACACTTAAGAATGCTGGTTATCAAACAGTCACAATCGATGATTTTTATTCATTTTTAAAAGGAGAGAAAAAACTTCCCAATAAGTCATTTCTTCTTACGTTTGACGATGGACGAAAGGACACATACTATCCCGTTGACCCGATTCTCCGAGCGCTTCATTTCAATGCCGTCATGTTTGCTATCGAAAAATTCTCATTACTCGACGCCAATAATTATTATTTGACAAAAAGTGAGCTCCAAGCAATGGAGAAAAGCGGAAGGTGGGAAATAGAATCACATACGCGTACCCATCGTAACCTTGAAACAGTTCCACAAAGTGAACTTGGAAACGAGATTGTCGGATCCAAGGAAGGTCTTGAGGGACTCTTAGGAAAGTCAATCATCGCCTTTGCTTTTCCCTTTGGGGAACTAGGACAAGAATCAACTAATATATCACAGCGATCAGTCATGAGTATTGCTGAAAAAGCATACGCCATGTCGTTCTTTCAGTTTTTTACCACTAAACGTTTTACGCAAAACTATCCGGTTCCGTCTCAAAACGGACATTATCTCGTAAAGCGTATTAGTGTCTTACCAGAATGGTCTGGTAAAAATCTTCTTTCCACAATACATCAAGGTGAAGCAAAGCCTATCCCGTTTAATCCAAAATTAACCAATGATGACGGGTGGATTAACACTCTGTGGGGTGAAATGGCATTTGAGAACAGTCATCTCATGGTGCGGGCGAATCCGGGGGGTACGGGAAGTGTAATTATTCTTGACGGTTCACACGAGTGGAAGGATTATCAATTTAGTACCAATCTTCTTTGGCATGGCGGTAGCAATCTGTATCTTTGGGCGCGATATCAAGACGATGAAAATTATGCTGCATGCAATTTTGGAAATGACCTTGTCCACGTTGAAGAGACGGTGGGGGGAGTAACGAATGTTATAAAAGGGAATGAGGTCACTAATGAAAATCTTCTGAAGCAAAATAGTTTTATTGCATCAATTCGTGTGTATGGGAGAACCGTGGAATGTCTTATTAATGGACATGTTCTTGCAAAAACCGAATTCCTAGATGAGCACCTTTCTCGTGGTGGAATTGGGATTAAAGTATGGGATCACGTGAATGGAACAAGCGCATTAGAGGTTACCCGTGTGCTCGTTGAGTCCATTGCTTTTTCTAGCACAAGTACAGTCAAAACAACATCGAGAGCGATCGAGAAGTAA
- a CDS encoding glycosyltransferase, which yields MKVASITQENIESQSIPPNEAIFQKIHTPGKITKKRDIHIWAIFFFLIYVVILIKFVTIKQLDNNILFAGYSIAVSLYIISRFALAYFYNPKPLDFEGVDEYEPTISFGVPAKNEGENIKETILRIAASDYPKNKFDIIAVNDGSTDNTLLEMYAAKEEARTMGIHVEVIDWQDNRGKREGMAECVKRSSKELIFFIDSDSFVEPDAARKVVKYFSHPKIGAVAGHAYVANAETNILTKMQAVRYYVAFKAYKAAEALFGAVTCCSGCCSAYRRSYLLPFLNAWENQRFLGVKCTYGDDRSLTNYMLYYGYDAIFAPDVIAHTFVPDTFGVFMRQQLRWKKSWTRESLVAGTFMWRKNIIMSISFYLGVILPLLAPIIVARAFIWYPIMRDRLPIYYVLGLVLMAVIYGLYYYVYTKDRKWIYGVAFATFYTLVMIWQLPYAILKIRDAKWGTR from the coding sequence ATGAAAGTAGCATCAATCACGCAAGAAAACATAGAATCGCAGAGCATTCCTCCCAACGAGGCTATCTTTCAAAAGATTCACACGCCCGGCAAGATAACAAAGAAACGCGACATACATATATGGGCAATATTCTTTTTCCTGATTTATGTGGTTATTTTGATCAAATTTGTCACCATTAAACAGTTGGATAACAACATCTTATTTGCCGGCTATAGTATTGCAGTGTCGCTCTATATCATATCGCGTTTTGCTCTGGCGTATTTTTACAACCCCAAACCGCTTGATTTTGAAGGTGTTGACGAATATGAGCCGACTATCTCATTTGGTGTGCCCGCTAAAAACGAAGGAGAGAATATCAAAGAAACAATCCTTCGTATTGCCGCTTCGGATTATCCCAAAAATAAATTCGATATCATCGCGGTCAATGACGGTTCAACCGACAATACACTCCTAGAAATGTATGCGGCAAAAGAAGAGGCTCGGACAATGGGGATTCATGTAGAGGTTATTGATTGGCAAGACAATCGTGGAAAACGTGAAGGAATGGCCGAGTGTGTCAAACGTTCATCAAAAGAACTTATTTTCTTTATCGATTCTGATAGTTTTGTTGAGCCCGATGCGGCCAGAAAAGTAGTTAAGTATTTCAGTCATCCTAAGATTGGCGCTGTTGCTGGACATGCGTATGTTGCTAATGCAGAAACAAATATACTCACCAAGATGCAGGCAGTTCGCTACTATGTTGCATTTAAGGCGTACAAAGCAGCAGAAGCACTTTTTGGTGCGGTAACATGCTGTTCTGGATGCTGTTCGGCATATCGTCGGTCATATCTTTTACCCTTTCTCAATGCATGGGAAAACCAACGTTTTCTTGGTGTGAAATGCACCTATGGCGATGATCGGAGTCTCACCAACTATATGCTTTATTACGGGTATGATGCAATTTTTGCTCCTGATGTTATCGCACACACATTTGTTCCTGATACATTTGGGGTCTTTATGCGACAGCAGTTACGCTGGAAAAAATCATGGACTCGCGAAAGCCTTGTCGCGGGGACTTTTATGTGGCGTAAAAATATTATTATGAGTATTTCATTTTATCTCGGTGTTATTTTGCCACTTCTCGCTCCTATTATTGTTGCGCGGGCTTTTATTTGGTATCCGATCATGAGAGATCGATTACCTATATATTATGTGCTCGGGCTTGTTCTCATGGCCGTTATTTACGGGCTTTATTACTACGTTTATACCAAAGATCGAAAGTGGATTTATGGTGTTGCATTTGCGACATTCTATACGCTCGTGATGATTTGGCAGTTACCATACGCCATTTTAAAAATTCGCGATGCAAAATGGGGAACACGGTAA
- a CDS encoding nucleotide sugar dehydrogenase — MKKKSHSQAKRTPKKVSKETVAVVGLGYVGLPLALLCARKGYRVIGIDHDAHKIELLHKKTSPFIDEGITRELKKTTMKFDTESARVAEATIIVICVPTPVYEDYMPNLEPLTSAGRSIAPHMKRGTLVIIESTVNPGVSEDIIMPILEEGSGFACGVEFEISHCPERINPGDTVWNVESIPRVVGSSTERGLAQTVRFYESILSARVKPMGSLKEAEAVKVVENSFRDVNIAFVNELAMSFRKMGIDVMNVINGAATKPFSFMPHFPGCGVGGHCIPVDPYYLINCGKENGFNHQFLSMARRINNHMPMFTVEITEEALRAKGFVIRGSKVAVLGMSYKPGVDDVRESPSHKIIEALKAKGAHPVSYDPYAIRSSDVKNLNEALSGATAVIVATAHKEFVQELSPRRLEEHGVSVIVDGRNCLSKEKFLMSNVLYAGIGR, encoded by the coding sequence ATGAAAAAGAAGAGCCATTCACAAGCAAAAAGAACCCCCAAAAAAGTTTCCAAAGAAACAGTCGCTGTTGTAGGTCTTGGATATGTTGGATTACCCCTTGCGCTTTTATGCGCACGAAAGGGATATCGTGTTATCGGCATTGATCATGATGCTCATAAAATCGAATTGCTTCATAAAAAAACATCACCGTTTATTGACGAAGGAATCACCAGGGAGCTTAAAAAGACTACTATGAAGTTTGACACCGAATCCGCACGAGTAGCAGAAGCAACGATCATTGTGATATGTGTTCCAACGCCGGTGTATGAAGATTACATGCCGAATCTTGAACCGCTCACGAGTGCTGGAAGAAGCATCGCCCCACACATGAAACGCGGGACGTTGGTCATCATTGAATCAACGGTCAATCCTGGTGTTTCCGAAGATATTATCATGCCTATTCTTGAAGAAGGGTCTGGATTTGCTTGTGGGGTTGAGTTTGAAATTTCACATTGTCCGGAGCGGATTAACCCCGGAGATACTGTGTGGAATGTGGAGTCAATTCCCCGTGTTGTTGGTAGTTCCACTGAACGTGGGCTTGCGCAGACCGTAAGATTTTATGAATCAATTTTGAGTGCTCGCGTCAAACCAATGGGTTCACTTAAAGAAGCGGAGGCGGTAAAAGTAGTAGAAAATTCTTTTCGTGACGTAAATATTGCATTTGTAAACGAACTTGCGATGTCATTTAGAAAAATGGGCATCGATGTCATGAACGTCATTAATGGTGCTGCAACAAAACCGTTTTCATTTATGCCACATTTTCCGGGATGCGGGGTTGGTGGCCACTGTATTCCCGTTGATCCGTACTATCTTATCAATTGTGGAAAAGAAAACGGCTTCAATCATCAGTTTTTATCAATGGCGCGCCGTATCAATAACCATATGCCGATGTTTACCGTAGAAATCACCGAAGAAGCTCTTCGTGCCAAAGGATTTGTGATCCGCGGTTCAAAGGTCGCAGTACTGGGTATGTCGTACAAACCAGGTGTTGATGATGTCCGAGAAAGTCCCTCACACAAAATTATTGAAGCGCTTAAGGCAAAAGGTGCTCATCCCGTGTCGTATGATCCGTATGCCATTAGATCTTCCGATGTAAAAAATTTGAATGAAGCACTTTCGGGGGCAACGGCGGTTATCGTGGCAACTGCTCACAAAGAGTTTGTGCAAGAACTTAGTCCGCGCCGTCTCGAGGAGCACGGTGTTTCGGTTATTGTCGATGGCAGAAATTGTCTCAGTAAAGAAAAATTTCTCATGTCAAACGTTCTCTATGCCGGTATTGGAAGGTGA